Within Roseibium sp. HPY-6, the genomic segment TAACCGACAAGCGCCGTTCCCATGATGGCCTGGTCCGCGATCGATCCGCGTTTGACCGCTGCGAAAATACCGGCCGGTATACCCAGGCAGACCGCGAGGATGATGGCACAGAGCGCAAGTTCCGCGGTTGCGGGAAAGAGCGTCAGGAATTCGTCGAGGACAGGTTTCTTCGAGGCAAACGATGTGCCGAGATCACCCTGAAAGATGCCGATGACGTAGTCAAAATATTGCTGCCAGAGCGGCTTGTCGAAGCCCATCTGGGCCATGAGCTCAGCCTTGCGTTCCGGATCGATGCCGCGCTCGCCGGCCAAAAGATCAAGCGGGTCGCCCGGCAGAAGGCGTATGAAGGAAAACGCGACGAGGGTGACACCGAAGAACGTCGGGATCAACAGACCGAGACGGCCCAGAAGAAAGCGGAGCATGTCAGGTTCCAGACAAAGAAGACCTGCGGAAATTGACGCAATTCATGCAGATATTCGCAGGTCACAATACCAGAAGGCGCCGGCATTCCTGCCGGCGCCTTCCGAACTCAAGCGGCTTTACTCCGCAATGTCCACGCCTTTAAACCAGTGTCCACCTAGCGGGTCCATGACATAGCCGGTCACCTTGGAGGACATCGGCATATAGACCACGGAGTGCGCGATCGTCGCCCACGGCGCTTCTTCTTTAAAGATCGCCTGCGCCTCTTCATAAAGTTTAGTCCGCTCCGCTTTGTCCGTCACGGTCTTGGCTTTTTGAACGAGTGCATCAAACTCTTCGTTACACCACTGAGCACGGTTGGAGCCGCCAACACCATCACAGCCGAGCAGAACGGCGAGGAAGTTGTCAGGATCACCATTGTCGCCTGTCCAGCCGAGCAGAACAGCACCGTCACGGTCGACGTCCTTGGAGCGGGAGAGGTACTCACCCCACTCGTAGGTAACAATCTCGACATTTACGCCGACCTTGGCAAAGTCTGCCTGAATGACTTCCGCCATGCGGCGGGCATTCGGGTTGTAGGGTCGTGCAACTGGCATCGCCCAGACTTTCATGGACAGGTTCTCAACGCCGGCAGCGGCCAGCATTTCCTTGGCCAGATCCGGGTTGTAGTCGTCGTCCTCGATCGCCTCGTTATAGGACCACATGGTCGGCGGGATCGGGTTCTTGGCAGCCTGTCCGGAACCTTGGAAGACCGCGTCGAGGATTGCCTGCTTGTTGACCGCGTGGTTCAGCGCCTTGCGAACTTCCTTCTTGTCGAACGGAGCCACTTTGGTGTTGTAGGCAAGATAACCGACGTTCAGGCCTTGCTGTTCCAACATTGTCAGGTTGCTGTCGGCGCGAATATCTTCCAAGTCAGCCGGAGCAGGATGGATCATCACATGACATTCTTCAGCTTTCAGCTTCTGCAGGCGAACGGCAGCATCCGGCGTGATAGCGAAGATCAGGTTGTCGATCTTCTCCTTACCTTCCCAGTATTCTGGGTGTGCCGCATAGCGGATCACGGCATCTTTTTGATAACCTACAAAGGAAAATGGACCGGTGCCGACCGGCTGCTGGTTCAGTTGTTCCTTGGTCCCGGCTTCCGCCAGCTTGTCCGCGTATTCAGCAGAGAGGATAGAAGCAAAATCCATCGCCATATTGGCAAGCATCGGTGCTTCCGGACGATTCAAGACAAACTTGATCGTGTAATCATCTATTTTAACGATTTCCTTGATCAGGTCCGGCATGGACATGCCGTTGAAATATTCCCAGGCCGTGCCTGGGGTGTATTCATGCCATGGGTGATCCTTCTTCAGCTGACGCTCGAAGGAAAACAAAACGTCATCCGCATTGAAGTCACGGGAGGGAGTGAAGAAACTCGTGGTGTGGAACTTTACGCCTTTGCGAAGACTAAAAGTAAACTCCAGACCGTCTTCAGACACTTCCCAGCTTTCCGCCAACCCTGGTATAACTTCCGTCGTACCAAGCTTGAACTCGACCAGCCTGTTGTAAAGTGGACGTGAAGAAGCGTCCATGGTCGTCCCGGCGGTATATAGCGCCGTATCGAAGCCTTCCGGAGACCCCTCGGAGCAATAAACCAGGGTCTTTGCGGATGCACCAGTCGCTGCGATCACGGCGAGGCTGGCGCCAAGAAGGGTTGCCTTCAAGGATTTTTGGAAATTCATCAAACTGTTCTCCCCTTGATGAAGAGCATGGGCCTTGCATCATTGACGTGTGCAAAGGAGTTAAGCCCAAGCCAGGGCGAACTAAGGCTTTTTTTCGGCAGGAAATCAACTGCCAACATATTTCTAATTTTGCCCCTGTTTTGAAATTTTTTTGCTAGGTAAGCCATGCTGCCGTAACTTTTAACGCATCGACCCTCGCG encodes:
- a CDS encoding ABC transporter substrate-binding protein, whose product is MNFQKSLKATLLGASLAVIAATGASAKTLVYCSEGSPEGFDTALYTAGTTMDASSRPLYNRLVEFKLGTTEVIPGLAESWEVSEDGLEFTFSLRKGVKFHTTSFFTPSRDFNADDVLFSFERQLKKDHPWHEYTPGTAWEYFNGMSMPDLIKEIVKIDDYTIKFVLNRPEAPMLANMAMDFASILSAEYADKLAEAGTKEQLNQQPVGTGPFSFVGYQKDAVIRYAAHPEYWEGKEKIDNLIFAITPDAAVRLQKLKAEECHVMIHPAPADLEDIRADSNLTMLEQQGLNVGYLAYNTKVAPFDKKEVRKALNHAVNKQAILDAVFQGSGQAAKNPIPPTMWSYNEAIEDDDYNPDLAKEMLAAAGVENLSMKVWAMPVARPYNPNARRMAEVIQADFAKVGVNVEIVTYEWGEYLSRSKDVDRDGAVLLGWTGDNGDPDNFLAVLLGCDGVGGSNRAQWCNEEFDALVQKAKTVTDKAERTKLYEEAQAIFKEEAPWATIAHSVVYMPMSSKVTGYVMDPLGGHWFKGVDIAE